From Riemerella anatipestifer ATCC 11845 = DSM 15868, a single genomic window includes:
- the efp gene encoding elongation factor P, with amino-acid sequence MATTADIKKGLCINYSNDIYKVIEFLHVKPGKGPAFVRTKLKSVTNGKVIDNTFSAGHKIDEVKVITRKFQYLYDDDNGFHFMNNDDFSQIYIGKEMIENAQFMKAGEEVTIIMKEEDETPLSAEIPPTVYLEVVEADPGVKGNTATNALKNAIVETGARVMVPLFIEPGDKIKVNTEDGSYLERVK; translated from the coding sequence ATGGCAACAACAGCTGATATTAAAAAGGGTCTTTGCATCAATTATAGCAACGACATTTACAAGGTAATCGAGTTTTTACATGTAAAACCAGGTAAAGGACCTGCTTTTGTGAGAACTAAACTTAAGTCTGTAACTAATGGTAAAGTGATTGATAACACTTTCTCAGCAGGGCATAAGATAGACGAGGTAAAGGTAATTACTCGTAAATTTCAGTACCTTTATGATGATGATAATGGGTTCCACTTTATGAATAATGATGACTTTTCTCAAATCTATATCGGTAAAGAAATGATTGAGAATGCTCAGTTTATGAAGGCAGGAGAAGAAGTTACTATCATTATGAAGGAGGAAGATGAAACGCCTCTTTCTGCGGAGATTCCGCCTACAGTTTATCTAGAAGTGGTAGAGGCTGACCCAGGTGTAAAGGGTAACACTGCAACTAATGCTCTTAAAAATGCTATCGTGGAAACAGGAGCTAGAGTAATGGTGCCTTTATTTATAGAACCAGGAGATAAAATAAAAGTAAATACAGAAGACGGCTCTTACTTAGAGAGAGTTAAATAA
- the lpxA gene encoding acyl-ACP--UDP-N-acetylglucosamine O-acyltransferase, producing MIHQLAAVDRRAKIDKNVVVEPFTTIAADVEIGEGTWIGPNVTIMNGARIGKNCRIFPGTVISAIPQDLKFEGEDTQVIIGDNTTIRESVTINRGTKALGYTKIGSNCLIMATSHIAHDCVLGDHVIIVNGCGIAGHVEIGDFTVMGGLSAVHQFGKIGKHVMVSGGTLVRKDIPPYVKVAREPMSYAGINSVGLRRRGFSNEKIFEIQKIYRIIFQMKMNVSQAVSYIEKEMLPTAERDEILQFIQNSPRGIVKGYGTGKD from the coding sequence ATGATTCATCAGTTAGCAGCCGTAGATAGACGGGCTAAAATAGATAAAAATGTGGTAGTAGAGCCATTTACCACGATAGCTGCAGATGTGGAAATTGGGGAAGGTACTTGGATAGGTCCTAATGTAACGATTATGAATGGGGCTAGAATTGGTAAAAATTGTAGAATTTTCCCAGGGACAGTAATTTCAGCAATACCACAAGATTTAAAATTTGAAGGTGAAGATACTCAAGTGATTATAGGTGATAATACTACAATCAGAGAATCAGTTACCATCAATAGAGGTACTAAAGCATTGGGATATACCAAGATAGGTAGTAACTGCCTGATAATGGCTACCTCACACATTGCTCACGATTGTGTTTTAGGAGACCATGTAATTATTGTGAATGGGTGTGGTATAGCAGGACATGTAGAAATAGGAGATTTTACCGTTATGGGTGGGCTTTCTGCAGTTCATCAATTTGGTAAAATAGGCAAACATGTAATGGTGTCTGGAGGTACATTGGTAAGAAAGGATATTCCGCCTTATGTTAAAGTGGCTAGAGAGCCTATGAGCTATGCTGGTATCAATTCTGTAGGGTTGAGAAGAAGAGGTTTTTCTAATGAAAAAATATTTGAGATACAAAAAATCTATCGTATCATCTTCCAAATGAAAATGAATGTTTCTCAAGCTGTTTCTTATATAGAAAAAGAAATGCTTCCTACGGCAGAACGAGATGAAATCCTACAATTTATACAAAACTCACCTAGAGGTATTGTAAAAGGTTACGGTACAGGTAAAGATTAA
- a CDS encoding bifunctional UDP-3-O-[3-hydroxymyristoyl] N-acetylglucosamine deacetylase/3-hydroxyacyl-ACP dehydratase, producing the protein MSDKQKTLKEEVSLSGIGLHTGKQVNLTIKPAKENTGFVFVRTDLEGNPQVEADVNYVTTTERGTTLEKLGVKIHTCEHLLAALVGMDLDNAILELDSAEPPILDGSSKFFVEAIEKAGIVEQEKAREYLVIKEVMSYTDPNSGADITIIPSDTYEITTMVDFGTKVLGTQNATMKHISEFKEEFASARTFSFLHELEMLLDHGLIKGGDISNAIVYVDKELTPETTEKLKKAFGREEISIRPNGVLDNLTLNYPNEAARHKLLDVIGDLALVGVKIKGKVIANKPGHFVNTQFAKKLNRQWKLQKKKNVPDFDLTKEPVYDINGIMGLLPHRPPFLLVDKILELSDTHVVGLKNVSMNEPFFTGHFPKEPVMPGVLQIEAMAQTGGILVLANVPDPENYSTYFVKIDKVKFKKKVVPGDTLIFKIDLIEPIRRGIVHMQGYGYVGDSVVVEAELMAQVAKTKI; encoded by the coding sequence ATGAGTGATAAGCAAAAAACTTTAAAAGAAGAAGTTTCTCTTTCAGGGATAGGTCTTCATACAGGTAAACAAGTTAATCTTACTATAAAACCGGCTAAGGAAAATACAGGTTTTGTATTTGTAAGAACAGATTTGGAAGGAAATCCTCAAGTGGAAGCAGATGTAAACTATGTTACCACTACCGAAAGGGGAACTACATTAGAAAAATTAGGGGTTAAAATACATACTTGTGAGCACCTTTTGGCGGCTCTAGTAGGTATGGATTTAGATAATGCAATATTAGAATTAGATAGTGCGGAACCACCAATTTTAGATGGTTCTTCTAAGTTTTTTGTAGAAGCAATAGAGAAAGCAGGTATCGTAGAGCAAGAGAAAGCGAGAGAGTACCTAGTGATAAAAGAGGTAATGAGTTATACTGACCCAAATTCGGGGGCTGATATTACGATTATCCCTTCCGATACTTATGAAATTACAACTATGGTGGATTTTGGTACTAAGGTATTGGGTACTCAAAATGCGACCATGAAGCATATTTCTGAGTTTAAGGAAGAATTTGCTAGTGCTAGAACTTTTAGTTTCTTACATGAGTTGGAAATGCTTTTAGACCACGGACTTATCAAGGGTGGAGATATTAGCAATGCCATTGTTTATGTGGATAAGGAACTCACACCAGAAACTACAGAAAAACTCAAAAAGGCATTTGGTAGAGAAGAAATATCTATCCGTCCTAATGGAGTTTTGGATAATTTAACTTTAAACTATCCTAATGAAGCGGCTAGACACAAGTTACTAGATGTAATTGGAGATTTGGCATTGGTAGGAGTTAAAATAAAAGGTAAAGTTATTGCTAACAAACCAGGGCACTTTGTTAATACTCAGTTTGCTAAAAAACTGAATCGCCAATGGAAATTACAAAAGAAAAAAAATGTGCCTGATTTTGATTTAACTAAAGAGCCTGTTTACGACATCAATGGGATTATGGGGTTGCTTCCGCACCGTCCACCATTTTTATTAGTAGATAAAATTTTAGAATTGTCTGATACTCATGTGGTAGGGCTTAAAAATGTATCAATGAATGAGCCATTCTTTACAGGACACTTCCCAAAAGAACCTGTAATGCCAGGGGTTTTACAGATAGAGGCAATGGCACAGACAGGCGGTATTTTGGTATTGGCTAATGTGCCTGACCCAGAAAACTATTCTACTTACTTTGTTAAAATAGACAAGGTTAAGTTTAAGAAAAAGGTAGTTCCTGGAGATACACTTATCTTCAAAATAGACCTTATAGAACCTATTAGAAGAGGTATTGTGCATATGCAAGGGTATGGTTATGTAGGAGATAGTGTAGTGGTAGAGGCAGAGCTTATGGCTCAAGTAGCAAAAACTAAAATCTAA
- the lpxD gene encoding UDP-3-O-(3-hydroxymyristoyl)glucosamine N-acyltransferase, producing the protein MEFTASQIAGFIEGEIIGNENTLITGVSPIESGEEGHLSFVAQEKFSHFIEETKCSVLIVSKKLLDKKDYKATIIAVEDAYLSFQVLMNLYNEMVQDRKSGVEEGAFIHQTAVLGENVFVGAFTYISEKTKVGEGSQIAPQVYIGKRVKIGKNCKIDSGARIYDGCVIGDNCIIHSNTVIGGDGFGFQPTAEGFKKIPQLGNVIIENNVEIGSNCSIDRATIGSTIIGEGTKIDNLIQIAHNVKIGKHNVIAAQAGIAGSTTIGDWNQVGGQVGIVGHINIGNQVKIQAQSGVNNSVSDGEILYGSPAISASDFRRNYVHFRNFNKIVQKLNQLEKNSKDNTNE; encoded by the coding sequence ATGGAATTTACAGCTTCTCAGATTGCAGGTTTTATTGAAGGGGAAATCATCGGTAACGAAAATACTTTAATTACAGGGGTCTCTCCTATAGAAAGCGGTGAAGAAGGGCATTTGTCTTTTGTCGCTCAGGAGAAATTTTCTCATTTTATAGAGGAAACTAAATGCTCGGTTCTTATAGTATCCAAAAAACTTTTAGATAAAAAAGATTATAAGGCTACCATTATAGCCGTAGAAGATGCTTACCTATCTTTTCAAGTGCTAATGAACCTTTACAACGAGATGGTTCAAGATAGAAAATCAGGTGTAGAAGAAGGAGCATTTATTCATCAGACGGCTGTCTTAGGAGAGAATGTTTTTGTAGGAGCGTTTACCTATATTTCGGAGAAAACTAAGGTGGGAGAAGGTTCTCAGATTGCGCCTCAGGTATATATAGGTAAGAGAGTCAAGATTGGTAAGAATTGTAAAATAGATAGTGGTGCTAGGATTTATGATGGTTGTGTGATAGGAGATAATTGCATCATACACTCTAATACAGTAATAGGAGGCGATGGTTTTGGTTTCCAGCCAACAGCAGAAGGTTTTAAAAAAATTCCGCAATTAGGAAATGTAATTATAGAGAACAATGTAGAGATTGGTTCTAACTGTAGTATAGATAGAGCAACGATAGGCTCTACCATTATAGGGGAAGGAACCAAGATAGATAATCTAATCCAGATTGCTCATAATGTTAAGATAGGCAAACATAATGTAATTGCGGCTCAAGCAGGTATTGCGGGGTCCACTACTATAGGCGATTGGAACCAGGTGGGTGGACAAGTAGGTATTGTAGGGCATATTAACATTGGTAATCAAGTTAAAATACAAGCCCAAAGTGGCGTAAATAATAGTGTGTCTGATGGGGAAATTCTATATGGTTCTCCAGCAATTTCGGCAAGTGATTTCAGAAGAAATTATGTTCACTTCCGAAACTTTAATAAGATTGTTCAAAAGTTAAATCAACTAGAAAAAAACTCAAAAGATAATACTAATGAGTGA
- a CDS encoding HD domain-containing protein has translation MSKINKLKIINDPVHGFIKIPYEILFDVIEHPYFQRLRRISQTGLLNLVFPGATHTRFHHALGAMHLMFLALETLKLKGVKISKEEEQSAMLAILLHDVGHGPFSHALESVLMEDWHHEKLSLLIMSRLNDEFSGALSVAIEMFQGNYHRKFFNQLVSSQLDVDRLDYLKRDSFFTGVSEGNINAQRLISMMNVADDELVIDAKGIYSVENYLTARMLMYWQVYYHKTASLAEFMLVKILKRAKFLISQGVNLEASENLKYFLYKKDFSSMSEEDLSRFINLDDTDVLQAIKLWQNERDLVLSYYCKAIITRKFPQTIWSSEGFSQDFIDDKVETVNKRMYIDFGVDFVDEISRYLLPYDSEKQPIYLLEKKGGKVPLDESELSVLSTSLKRPTQKYILAFPR, from the coding sequence ATGAGTAAAATCAATAAACTCAAAATCATAAACGACCCAGTACATGGGTTTATTAAAATTCCTTACGAAATACTATTTGATGTTATAGAGCACCCTTATTTTCAGCGTTTGAGGAGAATTTCGCAAACTGGGCTTCTTAATCTTGTTTTTCCTGGGGCTACACATACGAGGTTTCATCACGCATTGGGAGCGATGCACTTGATGTTTTTAGCCTTGGAAACGCTTAAGCTTAAAGGTGTGAAGATAAGTAAAGAAGAGGAACAGTCGGCAATGTTGGCTATTTTGTTGCATGATGTTGGGCACGGACCGTTCTCCCACGCGTTAGAATCGGTTCTTATGGAGGATTGGCATCATGAAAAACTGTCATTGCTGATTATGAGCCGATTGAATGATGAATTTTCAGGAGCTTTGTCGGTAGCGATAGAAATGTTTCAGGGGAATTATCATCGTAAGTTTTTCAATCAGTTGGTTTCGTCTCAATTAGATGTAGATAGGTTAGATTACTTGAAAAGGGATAGCTTTTTTACAGGAGTTTCAGAAGGTAATATCAATGCTCAACGACTGATTTCAATGATGAATGTAGCAGATGATGAGTTGGTAATAGATGCTAAAGGGATTTATTCCGTAGAAAACTATCTCACAGCAAGGATGCTGATGTATTGGCAGGTGTATTACCATAAAACAGCGTCTTTGGCAGAATTTATGTTGGTTAAAATTTTGAAAAGAGCCAAATTTTTAATTTCTCAAGGAGTTAATTTGGAGGCATCGGAAAACCTAAAATATTTCCTTTATAAGAAAGATTTTAGTTCTATGTCGGAGGAAGATTTAAGCAGATTTATAAATCTAGATGATACTGATGTATTACAGGCAATAAAGCTTTGGCAAAATGAGAGAGATTTGGTTCTTTCTTATTATTGTAAGGCAATTATAACGCGAAAGTTTCCTCAAACTATTTGGTCTTCAGAAGGGTTTTCTCAAGATTTTATAGATGATAAAGTAGAGACTGTTAATAAGCGAATGTATATAGATTTTGGGGTAGATTTTGTTGATGAAATTTCCCGATATTTGTTACCTTATGATAGCGAAAAACAGCCTATCTATTTGTTGGAAAAAAAAGGTGGTAAAGTACCTTTAGATGAATCTGAATTATCAGTTTTATCCACGAGCCTTAAGCGTCCTACACAGAAATATATTTTGGCATTTCCTAGGTAA